CAGATGGGCGAACTGCGGCGCGACCTCAAGAACGTCGGCGCGCTCGGCTCCGCCCTGAGTGCCTTGAAACCGATGCAGTACGACCCGCTCGAACCCAGCCAGCTCATGGCCGGCTTCGGAACGTACAAAGGCGAATACGCCCTGGCCCTCGGCTGGGCGCACTACGTGAAAGAAGACTTCATGGTCCACGCCGGAGTGTCCGTCACCCACCACGGCGAGTCGATGGCCAACGCCGGCCTGACGTGGAAGATCGGCAGGAAAGCAGACAAGGAACAGATCCCCGAACGTTACCGCAAAGGCCCGATGAGCAGCGTCTACGTGATGCAGAAGGAGAACGCCCAGCTGCAGGCGCAGGTGGCGTCAATGGAGAAGACCAACTCCCATCAGGCCGAGGAGATCGCGGAGATGAAAGCTATGCTTACCCGCGAGATCCATGAACGGGCGGAAATGAAAGCACGCATGGCCGAGCTGGAACGTCTGCTGCGGGCGTCGAAACGGAGATAGCGTTTCGGCTCGACGTTCCGGTCCCCGTATCGGCAATGCAAAGAGAAAGGACCGGCAATGCAGAGAAAAAGGGCGGAGTCTTATTCGCTCCGCCCTTCTTCTTTGTTCGTTTTTTATCTGTTTCTATTTATTTTCTATCAATTTGCCATTTATTCGAGGAGGTTTTATCAGTGAAACGTTTGATGCAGGCGGCAGTTTTATTTCTGACATTCGCTATGTCCGCGGCGGCGTCCGCCACGGAGATCGCCGTGGTGGACACGGAAAAGCTCCTGGTCCAGTCCGAACCCGGCAAGCTGGGACGGGCCCATCTGGAGGCAGTGCAGAAAGTGCTCCAGAAAGGGTATAACGACCTGCGGGCGCTGTACCGCGGCCAGGAGAACACGGCCGAGGCGCAGAACGCGGTCGCGCAGGGACAGGCGGCGCTGGAACGGCAGATGGAAGTGGAACGCGCGGCGGTGACGTCGGTGCTGCAGTCGGAACTGATGGCGTCCGTGGAAACGTGGCGGAAGAAGAATCCGAAGTTCCACGCGGTGATGGCGCGTCAGCTGCTGCTCGACGCGGCGCCCAGGCTGGACGTCACCGACGCCGTGCTGAAGGAGATGAACAGGCGCAGGCCGAAGTTCGCCGCCCTTCCCACGGTGACGGTGAAGAAGCCGGAAGTCCCCGCCAAGGCGGAACAGGCGTCTGCGGAAGCGAAGTAACGGCCGAAACAGGAAAAACGGAACGACAGGATCCCCGAGCGGGGGAGGCGCAAAAAATGCGTCCCCCGATCGGGGATCTTTTCGTCAGGGCTGGCGGGCGGCCGAAGCGGGCTCATACGTGATACGGAAGCGTGCGCAGGAACGCGTCGAGATGCCGTTCGAAGCGGGCGATCATCTTCGTCCGCCCGCTGCCGGGCGATTTGTGGAGGATGAGGAAGCATTCGCGGTCCGGGGGGTTTTCGGCAAAGGCGTGGATCTCGATTTCCTGAGTGTCTCGATAGGCCGCGACGACGGATTCCGGGCACATGGCCCATGTCCCCGGCGCCAGGTAATTCAGCAGCGCCGCCGGCGTGTCGACGTGGACGACGGGATGGGTCGACGGGTTCCACCAGTAATCGTGCCACTGCTGGATGGTTGGGCTCCAGGCGAGATAAATTTCGTCCTGCTTGCGAAGCTGCTGCGGATGAACGGCGTGTTCGTTCCAGGGGCTGCCGGGGCGGCAGATCATGGAGATGGGTTCGCGCAGGACGGAGCGGGTGACGATGTTGACGTAACGGGCGTCGCGAAAGACGAAGCCGACGTCGGCTTCTTTGTTGTCGACCAGGTCGTATATCTCCAGCGACTGCTGGGTGCGCAGGCGCGGAAAATAGCCGAGGCCCGGGAGCCGCTTCAAGAAAGGTCCCAGCACGAAGTTGATCAAACTGTCCGGACTGGCGATGACCAGCGACTGATCCGGTTCCGTGTCCTTTAAGCGGAGGATTTCCTGATAGCTGTTCTCCCACTTTTCCGCCAGTTCGAGAAAGCGCATGCCCTGTGCCGTGATTTCGACGCGGCGGATTCCCTTCTGCCGATCGATCAGTTTGATGCCCAGCTCCTGTTCGAGGCGCAAAAGTCTCTGGCTGATGGCGGACTGCGAGAGCAGCAGCGCCTGCGACGCCTGGGTGATGCTGCGGCTGCTGATGATGGCGCGGAAAAGTTCGATATCGAAAGAGTCCATTCTCCTGTCTCCCCGGGGAATAAATAGTGATTTTATTGATATTAAACATTAAAATTATTCGTTGGACGTTGTAATTAGCCAATGATACCATAAAAAAATAAAAAGATACATGATAATAATATATGAAGGAGGCGTCGGCTTGAAATTCTTCAAGGTAAATGCAACGCAACATCCGGTACCCCGTTGCATTAAATCTGAATTAAAAGGAGCTTGCATTTAGGGCTTGTTTAAAAAACGTCAAAGTTGCCTAAATCGATCCAATCGCTTAAACTTTTCTCATGGAAGAGAGAAGATATGAACTGACCTCCAGCGAGTGGAATCGAATCAAGAGAATGCTGCCGCCCGAACACCCGAAATCAGGTCAACGTGGACGCCCGGCAAAATACGATAACCGCAGGATCATCAATGGGATTCTGTGGCTTGCCAGAAGTGGAGCGCCATGGAGAGATCTTCCGGAGCGTTACGGCAAATGGCAGGCAGTTTACGCACGTTTCAGGCTGTGGAAACAGCGGGGAATATTCGAGGCGATCTTTGCCGCCCTAAGCGCTGATGCCGACATGGAAAATCTCTCTATCGACTCCACGTCCTGCAAAGTACATCAAAGTGCCAACGGGAGAGGGAAAACCCCGGAAGGGGGAAAAAAGGGGCTCAAGCGATTGGCATGTCCAGAGGCGGCAAGAATACGAAAATTCATGCGATAGTAGATGGTTTAGGCAATCCGCTGGCGCTCCTGCTCAGTCCCGGCAATGACCACGATTCCCGCCATGCCGTGTCCTTGCTCGGGCAAGCGGAAATCAGAGGGAGCAACGTCATCGGCGATAAGGCTTACGGTTCGCAAGCCATCAGAGAGTACATTACTTCTCGGGAGGGAAGTTACACTATCCCGCCGAAGAGCGATAATCCCGAACCGTGGTTTATAGATGAGCATGTTTACAAGGAACGACACTTGGTTGAATGTTTCTTTCAGAAAATCAAATGGTTCCGTAGAATTTTCACCCGCTATGACAAACTTGACGCTTCGTTTTTCGCTTTTGTTCTTGTCGCTGCCAGTGTTATTTTATTGAAATAATACAAGCTGAAATGTTTTTTAAACAAGCCCTAGTCTGAATTGATGAAAGACCTTTCTTACGAGACAACAGATCTCGGAAAGGAGTTCATCATCATGAACAAACATTTGACTCTGGCTGAAAGAAAAGCCATTGAAAGCGCCCTCAACCGGCGAGAATCTCTCAGAAGTATTGCCTCAACAGTTCTGAAGTCGCCGAGTACGATCTCCAGAGAGATCAGAAAACATGCAGAGACTGTCTTCAAAGGCTGTTATGGCCGGACAGCAAACTGCTGCCTTCACCGGTATGACTGCTCCGTTACTTCCCTTTGTAACACCTCTCCGAAATGCCGTTCACTGTGTTTCCGGTGCTCAAGATGTAATACGATGTGTCCTGACTTTAAGGAGGAGGTCTGCCCGCAGCTTTCGGTTCCTCCGTATGTCTGTAACGGCTGCCCCAACCGTCACCGCTGCACTTTAAAAAAACGGATCTATTCTGCTAAATCTGCAAATGACTCTTACGAGAAAACTTTGCATGAGGCTCGTGAAGGCTTCAATATCTCCGATGCCGAGCTTGCAGATATTGATTCTTTTTTCTCTCCTCTCATCAAACAGGGGCAGTCTCTCTATCATATTATCCGTAATAATCGAGATACTGTTCCCTGTTCTGAAAGTACCGCCAGACGGCTCCTGCTTTCGGGTATTTTAGAGGCACGGAAAATAGACTTGCCCCGAGCTGTCCGTTTTAAGAAGAGAAAGGGAAAAAGAAATAACATGAAGGTGGATAAAAAATGTCGTGAAGGCCGTACCTACAATGATTTTCTCTCTTTTTCGGAGAAACATCCGGACATGCTTATTACCGAAATCGACAGTGTCGTTGGCACCGCAGGAGGAAAAGTTCTTCTGACTGTCATCTTAAGAAACTGCAACTTTATGCTGGCTTTTTTGAGAGATAAAAATACTGCTCAATCTGTTGAGCAGATTTTTACAATGCTCTTCACTCTTCTGGGCAGGAAACGCTATAAGTCCATGTTTCAGGTCCTTCTTGCTGACAACGGTACAGAGTTTTCCAATCCGACGGCTATCGAAAAAGGTCCGGACGGAGAAAGAAAATCATATATGTTCTATTGCAATCCACAAGCACCGCAGGAAAAACCGAAGGTTGAAAATAATCATACTCTCATTCGAAGGATCCTTCCCAAGGGAACAACTTTCGACAATTTATCCCAAACTGATATCAACCTGATGATGTCTCATATAAACTCATACGGGAGGAAAAAATTTAACGGAAAATCTCCTGCAGAGATCTTTATCAACCTGTATGGCGAGGATGTATTGCATTTACTCGGACTCGAACTTATTCCGCCACAGGATATCTGTTTAAAGCGGACTCTTCTCGCCGGTAAATAACGGCTCCTTTTTAATTTCTTGATTGCATTAACTCTGAACTGAAAATTTTGCTTTCAGTTGAGGATCACTTTTGTATGCACTTTTTTCGGACAATTTCCTCGTAACAGCTTTTCATCCCCTTGAATTTGTTCCGTTAGCGCAATCTTGATCGTTATTATGTGTTCGTAATGACTGCTTGCTGCTTTTGTCCTGTCAAAGTAAATGCAACCCCGTCGCATTTACTTTGACGAGGTTGCATTTACTCTGAAAATTTACCGTCGGATATGTCTTTGAATTTGAACCGGGAGATCGCTGCGATCGTTCCGTCGGCTTCGATGGTGACCATGGCCAAAGCGAAAAGGCTGAAAGCCGTGGATGCGGAGATCGTGGATCTGGCCGGAGGCGAACCGGATTTCGATACGCCGAAGAAGATCTGCGACGAACTGTTCCGTCAGATCAACGCCGGCTATACGCACTACACCGTGGGCAACGGCCTGCCGGAGCTGCGCGAGAAGATTGCGGCCAAGCTCCGTACCGAGAACGGCTGCGCCGGCTATGACGCCGACAGCGTGATCGTCACGCCGGGCGGCAAGTACGCCATTTACGCCGCTGTGCGTGCGCTGGTGAATCCCGGCGACGAGGTCATGTACCTGACGCCGGGCTGGGTGTCGTATCCGGCCATCGCGCAGGCGGCTGCGGCCGTTTCCGTGGCGGTCCCCCTCGACCCCGACGGGGGCTACCGCATCACCGAAGAGGCTCTGGAAGCGAAGGTGACGAGCAAAACGCGCCTGCTCATTGTCAATTATCCCAACAATCCCACCGGCCGGGTGCTGACGCGCCCCGAAGCGGAAATCCTGCGCGGCTTCATGCTCCGCCACCCCGACGTCGTGCTGCTGTCCGACGAGATGTACGACAAGATCCTCTTCGACGGAAACGAGAACATCAGCCCGGCCTCCTGCGCCGACATTGCGCTGCGCGTCGTCACGGTCAACGGTTTTTCCAAATGCGTCGCCATGACGGGCTGGCGCATCGGCTACATGGCGGCTTCTCCCGGGATCGTCAAGGTGGCGGGAAAACTGTTCCAGCACACGATCTCCTGTACGAGCGGCTTCATCCAGAAAGCCGCGGCGATGGCCTTTAAATGCGGCGAGGAGATCGAAGCGATGCGCCGCACATATCAGGAGCGCCGCGACTTTTTTGTCGGCGGGCTGAACGCCGTTCCCGGCGTGCACTGCGAGATGCCTGAGGGGGCTTTTTATGCCTGGACGAAATTCGATCTGCCCGGCATGGATTCGAACCAGGGCGGCGAGTATATCCTGAACAACGCCAAGGTGGTGGGCGTGCCCGGCGTTTCTTATGGGGAAGAAAAGGGCTGCTGGATGCGTTTTTCCTTTGCGACCGACGACGCGCAGCTGCGCCGTGCCGTGGAGAACATCGCGAGAATGATGAAAGGGCTGAGAAAATAACATGAGCACGATTGGCTGTCGGATCCGTACCGATTTTCCCCGTCCGCCCCGTGAACTGGTGGAACTGTTTCGCGGCGTTCCTGTGGCGAACATCGACGACTGCATGAACCGCATGGCCGCCGTCGACGCGGCGATTCGTCCGCTGAACGCGGCGCCGCTGCTGGGCACGGCTTTTACGGTCAAGGTCGCCGAAGGCGACAACCTGATGTTCCACAAGGCCATGGACATGGCCCAGCCCGGCGACGTGTTCATGATCGACGCCGGCGGATGCACGGAACGCTCGATTTTCGGCGAGCTGATGCTGACGTACTGCAAAGTCCGCGGCGTGGCCGGCGTGGTCGTGGACGGCGCGGTGCGCGACGCCGGCGCCATCGCCGGGATGGATCTGCCTGTTTACGCGCGCGGCGTCACGCCCAACGGGCCGTACAAGAACGGCCCCGGCGAGATCAACTATCCCATTTCCCTGGGCGGCATGATCGTCACCCCCGGCGACATCGTGGTGGGCGACGCCGACAGCGTGCTGGTGATCCGCCCCGGCGAGGCCGAGGATCTTGCCAAAGCTGCCCGCGCGGTGGTCGAGAAGGAAGCGACGATCATGGCGGGCATTCTCAGGGGCGAATACCCGCGTCCCTGGGTGGACGCCAAGCTCGGGGAGCTGGGCTGCACGGTCGAATGACTCTTGGCCGTAAAAGAAATCGTCGCGTCCGGATGAACGAAACGGTTTTATCGCAGTTTGCAGAAGGAGGGGTATTATGAACTTTTGGTCCAAGCTGTCCATGTCCCGTAAGATCGTCGTCATGATGTGCGTCGGTATCGCCGCCGGCATTTACTGGGGCCCTGCCGTGACGGTGATCAAGCCTGTCGGCGACCTGTTCCTGCGCCTGCTCAAGATGCTGATCGTGCCGCTGGTGTTCTTCACTCTGGTCGCCGGGGTGACCAGCATGGAGAGCCCCGGGAGCCTGAAAAAGATCGGCGGTTTCATCGTCGCCTTTTACCTTTTGTCTTCTCTCGTTTTTGCCGCTATGGGCACCGGCGTGGCGCTTGCGCTCCGCCCCGGCAGGGGAGCCGAGGGCGTGCTCGGCTCCGTGGTCAAGGAAGTGACGGTCGGCAGGTATTCGGCGATCGACACGATCCTCAACTGGATCCCCGAGAATCCCGTGGCTTCCATGGCCAACATGAACATGATCCAGGTGATTTTCTTCGCGCTGATCACGGGCGTGGCGCTGCTGCACCTGAAAGACAGGGTCCCCGCGGCGATCGCTTTTTTCCGCAACATGGCCGACGTGATGATCAAGATCACCGAGTTCGTCATGGGCTTCGCCCCCTACGGCATCGGCGCGCTGGTCGCCTGCGTGGCGGGCACGATCGGCGGCAAGATGATGACGGCGATCGCCAAGTTCTTCGTCGCCGATTACGCGGCGATCCTAGCGGGCATGTTCGTCGTGTATCCGCTGGCGCTGAAGATCTGGAACGTCCCCGCTCTGCGCTTCTTCAAGCACGTGGCTCCGGCCATGCTGGTGGCCGCCACGACGACTTCCAGCGCCGCGACGCTGCCGATGGAGATGAACATCGCCGAGGAAAAACTCGGCCTCGACGAGAGCGTTTACGGGTTCTCGCTGCCGCTGGGCAACACGATGAACATGAACGGCATGGCCGCCGCTTTCGGCGTGATCGCCGTCTTCGCTTTCGACATCTTCGGCGTGGAGATCACGCCGCTCCGTCTCGTGCAGACCGTTCTGCTGGGGCTCATGCTGGCGGTCGGCGCCGCCGGCGTAAAGGGCGCGGGGATCGTTATGTCCGCCGTGTTCTTCGAGTCGCTGGGGCTGCCGCTTGGCCTCGTCCCCATCCTGGCGGCGATCTGGCCCGTGATCGACATTCCCCATACGACCGGCAACGTCACCGGCGACATGGTCGGCACGATGGCGGCCTGCGCCAGATTCGGCAAGGTGGACTGGAACGTTTTCAACGCCGACGCGTAGAAAACGCCCGGCCGCGCCTTTAGATCTTCGAAAATTCTCTCCGAATGAAAAAAGTTCCCCGCCGGACAGGGCGCGAAGGCGCCGCCGTCCGGCGGGGAACTTTTTTCATTCCTGTGGAAGAGCCGTCTTTTCGGCTTTCGTTCCCGGCTCGCCGGCGCGCAGCCACTGTTCGAGAGCGGCGTCTTCGCTTTTCATGGTCTCGACGAGCATCTGCCCGAGAGCGCTGATGAACTTGGCGGGGCGGGCGCTGCGCGGCGTGACCAGCTCGACGGCGAGCCGGTTTTTGTCCCGGAGCGGGAAGACGCGCAGGCGTTCTCCCGGTTTTTCGCGGCGTTTTTGTCCCTTCAGGCGGTGCAGCTGGCCCCGGGAGCAGATGGTCGCGCAGCCGCACTGCCGGCAGAGGTCGAGCATGATGTCGAAGTTGCTCACCTCGACGTGCAGATTCGGCTTGAGGCCGCTTTTCTGCCAGAGCTCGCGCACGAGCAGCGTCGTCGTGCTCATGTCGTTGCCCTGAACGAAGGGGACGTCGGCGAACGGCGTCAGGTCGGCGCCGCTGCGGCGGAGTTTTGCCGCGGCGGACTCGTCGCAGTCGGGGAACGCGCGGCTCAGCTGCGGTTCGGGAACGACGAGGTAGAGCGGCTCTGCGGCGATCGGCACGAACCGGAACAGCGGGCTGTGTTCGGCGCCGACGCCGACGAACAGGTCGAGCGTGCCCTCGACCGTCATCTTCTGCAGGTCGCGGGTGTCGCGAAGCGCGATCTTCACGTCGACGCGGGGAAAACGGCGCTGGAATTCGGGCATGATCCGGGGGATGAAGATGCGACCGCGCGTGAGGGGGATGCCGAGGCGGACGGTGCCGCGCATGCCCGCGCTGACGTCTTCCATCTCGAGCGCCATGTTCTCTTCCAGCTGGGCGATTCGGCTCAGATAATCCCGGAGCGTCCGGCCTTCGCGCGTCAGTTCGAGCCGGGGACGGCGGTGGAAAAGTTTCACGCCGTACCGCTCTTCGAGCCGGCGGATGTGGTCGCTCAGGCACTGCGGCGTGACGAAGGCCCTTTTGGCGGCGCGGGAAAAACTCAGCTCCTGGGCCGCCAGCAAAAACATTTCCTGTCCTGTGGTCATGACCGTTCTTCCTTTCCCGCGAATGTTCCACGTGGAACATCCGCTCTCGGTTAACGTGCGGCGGAGCTCTGTCCGGCACGCTCCGCGCGTTTTTTACGATGCTACCAGAACGGTCGAACGATGGCAAGTTTTTACTTGTAATAAACGGTGTTAAATATTGTTTTCTTTTAAGACGGATCATTTTATAATCGAAACAAACGATGCGAACGCCTTCGCTCGTTTGCGAAACAAAAAGGGGGGAGCGCAGATGGGGCAATGGAAAGGACGCGACGCGGACGATCCTCAGGAAGCCTATTGGGCGGGGCTGATGAATTCCTGCGGCTATCGCGTCAAGGATCTGCACAAGCCGGTGATCGGCATCGTCAATTCGTACGCTGACGTCAACCCGGGGCATCGGCCGCTGAAAGATCTGGCGAATTTCGTCAAAGAGGGCATCTGGGCCGCGGGCGGCGTCCCCGCCGAGTTCAACGTGCCGGCGCCCTGCGACGGCATGGCCCAGGGCGATGGCATGCACTACATCCTGCCGCAGCGCGATCTGATCGCCGGCAGCGCCGAAGCGATGGTGAACGCGCACGGCTTCGACGGCCTCGTGTTCATGTGCAGCTGCGACAAGATCGTCCCCGGCATGCTCATGGCCGCCGCCTCGCTGAACAAGCCGACGCTGTTTTTGACCTGCGGCAGCATGATGCCGTGGGAGACGCAGGAACGCACCTTCGTCACTCCCGACCTGAAAGAGTCCATCGGCGAACGCGCCGTCGGGGCGATCAGCGAGGAGACCTTCAGCGAATACCGCGAGAAGATCTGCCATTCCTGCGGCACGTGCAGCATGTACGGCACGGCCAACACCATGGGCGTCTTCGCCGAAGCGATCGGCGTCTGCCCGATCGACAGCACCACGATGCTGTTCTGCTCGTCGGGCAAGTACAAACAGGCCCGCGACGTGGGGGAGCGCATCGTCGAACTGACCCGGGAGGGCGTGCGCTTCCGCGACGTCGTCGGCGAAGGCAGCCTGAAAAACGGCCTGCGCCACATCGCCGCCACCGGTGGTTCCACGAACGCCCAGCTGCACGTCTGCGCGCTGGCCAAAGTGATGGGCATCAAGCTGGACATCGGCGACTTCGACGCGATTCAGAGAGACGTGCCCTGCATCGCCAAGTTCAAGCCCTCGTCGAAGTACAACATCTACGACTACTACAAAGCCGGCGGCGTCGGCGCCACGCTCAAGGCCATCGAACGCCACCTCGACCGCGCGGCGAAAATGGCCATGGGCGGCACCATGGGCGATCTGCTCGACCGTTTCAGCCGCGCGGTCGATCCCGCGGTCATCCACAGCGAAAGCGCCCCGCTTTATCCCGACGGCTGTTTCGCCGTGCTTTACGGCAACATCGCCCCCGGCGGCTGCATCGTCAAGAAGAGCGGCGTCGATCCGGAGATGTTTCATCACCGCGGCCCCGCCGTGTGCTTCGAGTCCGAGGAAGAACTGCGCCGCTGCATGATCGACAGGAGCGTCAAGCCCGGCTGCGTGCTGGTGATCAAGTACGAAGGCCCCAAAGGCGGCCCCGGCATGCGCGAAATGTCCATTCCCGCCGCCATGCTCGTCGGCATGGGACTGCACAAGAGCTGCGCGATGATTACCGACGGGCGCTATTCCGGCGCCACCCGCGGCCCCTGCATCGGCCATGTCACGCCCGAAGCCTGGGACGGCGGCCCCATCGCCGCGGTCCAGGACGGCGACATGATCGAAATCGACATCGACCGGCGCAGCATCCATCTCGAAGTCAGCGACGAAGAGATCGCCCGCCGCCTTGAAAACGTCACAAAGCCCGACCATCCCGCCAAAGGCGTGCTGGCCGCTTACCGCAAAATGGTGAACGGCACCGATTCCGGCTGCACGTGGCTGTACTGAGGTCAAGGGTTCGCTTCAAAAAAATTCCCCTGAAATCGGATGAATCCGTTTTCAGGGGAATTTTTATGGAGCTGTCCTATTCTATTCCAGCGTCTTCATGAACTGGCTGATGCCGTCCAGGCCGGCCTTGAGGTACTCGGCGGTGTTGCCGGCGTAGCCGAGGCGGAAGCAGCCGGGCATTTCGAAGCAGTCGCCGGGGGACACGAACACTCCGGTCCGGTCGAAGAGTTTCTGGCAGAAGTCGTACGAGTTCATGTCGAAATCGTAGTAGAGCAGCGTGATCGAGCCGCCCTGCGGCTTCACCCAGGAGATGTGCGGCTCGCTTTGCACCCAGCCCTCGACGACCTGCAGATTGTCGCGGATCACGCGCTGTCCGCGCTCGATCAGAGTGCCGGCGTGTTTCAGCGCCAGCGCGGCGATGGTGTCGTCGAGGTTGCCACAGCTGACGAGGTTGTAGTCGCGGTGCGACAGGCAGGAGGCGACGAAATCGCGGTCGCGGCAGGCGATCCAGCCCATGCGCAGCCCCGGCATGGAGAACACTTTCGAGGTGCTGCTGGTGGAGATGCCTTTTTCGTACAGATCGGCCACCGAATCGATCCATTCGCCGTTCTGCGTCAGGTGCCGGTAGGATTCGTCGCAGAGTAGCCAGGCCCCCGCGGCGCGGGCGATGCCGACGACGCGGCGCAGCGCCTCGTTGGAGATGACGGAGCCGCAGGGATTGTTGGGGTTGATGATGCAGATCATCTTCGTCCCGGGGGCGGCCAGACGTTCCAGTTCGTCGAGATCGGGCTGGAAGCCGTCTTCCTTGCGGAGCTTGAGCCACTTCACGTCGGCGCCATAGCCTTCGGGGATCGAATAGAGCTGCTGATAGGTCGGTACGATGCTGACCACGCGGTCGCCTGGTTCGATGAGCGTGTAGAAGACGTGGTGGTTCGCGCCCGCGGCGCCGTGCGTGGGGACCACGTCCGCGGGCTTCAGCGTGCGGTACAGGCCGCAGACGCCCTGCAGCAGTCCCGGCGAACCGCCGATGTGGCCGTAGGACAGACGGCGCGAGCAGAGCTCCCCGAGAAACGCTTC
This sequence is a window from Pyramidobacter sp. YE332. Protein-coding genes within it:
- a CDS encoding aminotransferase; this translates as MYIKPFKVEEWINAHEQTAKYNISSTGVVNLTLDGLLELTGTDREAFLGELCSRRLSYGHIGGSPGLLQGVCGLYRTLKPADVVPTHGAAGANHHVFYTLIEPGDRVVSIVPTYQQLYSIPEGYGADVKWLKLRKEDGFQPDLDELERLAAPGTKMICIINPNNPCGSVISNEALRRVVGIARAAGAWLLCDESYRHLTQNGEWIDSVADLYEKGISTSSTSKVFSMPGLRMGWIACRDRDFVASCLSHRDYNLVSCGNLDDTIAALALKHAGTLIERGQRVIRDNLQVVEGWVQSEPHISWVKPQGGSITLLYYDFDMNSYDFCQKLFDRTGVFVSPGDCFEMPGCFRLGYAGNTAEYLKAGLDGISQFMKTLE